In Methanobacteriales archaeon HGW-Methanobacteriales-1, the following are encoded in one genomic region:
- a CDS encoding sulfite exporter TauE/SafE family protein: MNNKKTSLLSLAIGAPIGCLGGLIGLGGAEFRLPFLLKTFNKKAKKAVALNILISLITVLSAIYFRMNNFDISFIYPQIILMLAIIAGSIPGAYFGIEISTKISDTLFKKILLILLLVMGLLLIVESFITFGSMGIIFNSLYIELIVAIFCGLVIGIISSLLGVAGGEVIIPILILIFGIDVKLAGTMSLIISLPTMIVGISRHAHNNMYSEKSEIRSLVVPMGIGSVIGASIGAILVVYAPSELLKVILGALLIFTSIKLFTEKE; this comes from the coding sequence ATGAATAATAAAAAAACATCCCTACTATCATTAGCAATAGGAGCACCTATTGGTTGTTTAGGTGGTTTAATAGGTTTGGGTGGGGCCGAATTTCGACTTCCATTCTTATTGAAAACTTTTAATAAAAAAGCTAAAAAAGCCGTGGCCCTGAACATTTTAATAAGTCTGATTACTGTTTTATCAGCCATTTATTTTAGAATGAATAATTTTGATATTTCTTTCATCTATCCCCAGATAATATTAATGCTGGCCATTATTGCTGGATCTATCCCTGGTGCTTACTTTGGAATAGAAATATCGACTAAAATATCTGATACTCTGTTTAAGAAAATATTATTAATTCTGCTTTTAGTTATGGGTCTGCTTCTTATTGTTGAAAGCTTTATTACCTTTGGTTCCATGGGAATAATCTTTAACAGCTTGTATATAGAGTTAATTGTGGCCATATTTTGCGGATTAGTAATTGGAATTATCAGCAGCCTTTTAGGAGTGGCTGGTGGGGAGGTTATAATCCCCATACTCATTTTAATATTTGGAATAGATGTTAAATTGGCAGGAACCATGAGTCTAATTATCAGTTTACCTACCATGATTGTGGGAATTAGCAGACATGCCCATAATAATATGTATTCCGAGAAATCAGAAATTCGGTCTTTAGTAGTTCCCATGGGGATAGGTTCGGTGATAGGAGCTTCCATTGGGGCCATTCTGGTTGTATATGCTCCCTCAGAATTATTAAAAGTCATATTAGGTGCATTATTGATATTCACATCTATTAAATTATTTACTGAAAAAGAATAG
- a CDS encoding flavodoxin (An electron-transfer protein; flavodoxin binds one FMN molecule, which serves as a redox-active prosthetic group), which yields MENNEEMHTELKSNKSLLVLYSYHHHNTEKIAKVFAKVLDAEIKTPQEIEPEILKDYDLVGFGSGIYSAKHDESLLKLADELPQVMDKKVFLFSTAGITGESKKIKDHSALREKLESKGYIIIDEFQCKGFNTNSFLRFFGGMNKGRPNVKDLKNAEDFALKL from the coding sequence ATGGAAAATAATGAGGAAATGCACACGGAATTAAAGTCTAATAAATCTCTCTTGGTTTTGTATTCGTATCATCACCATAATACGGAAAAAATAGCTAAAGTCTTTGCTAAAGTTCTTGATGCAGAAATAAAAACGCCACAAGAAATTGAACCGGAAATACTTAAAGATTATGATCTAGTAGGGTTTGGTTCAGGTATTTACAGTGCAAAACACGACGAATCTCTGCTTAAGCTTGCTGATGAACTACCCCAAGTCATGGATAAGAAAGTATTCCTTTTTTCAACTGCTGGAATAACCGGAGAATCCAAAAAAATCAAAGATCACAGTGCCCTTAGGGAAAAACTGGAATCGAAAGGTTACATAATCATTGATGAATTTCAATGCAAAGGATTCAACACCAATAGTTTTCTTAGGTTCTTTGGGGGAATGAATAAGGGTAGGCCTAATGTAAAAGACCTTAAAAATGCAGAAGACTTTGCTTTAAAGTTATAA